The following proteins come from a genomic window of Pangasianodon hypophthalmus isolate fPanHyp1 chromosome 24, fPanHyp1.pri, whole genome shotgun sequence:
- the LOC113536823 gene encoding transcription factor TFIIIB component B'' homolog isoform X1: protein MMRRSRISVKPNFRPGSRTGTESEQVSQGVSEAGDTLPAVEVEVPRPAPSHQQNVALIEPSEDVAIKNAPEMPSKMTQNDGAPSSGATSSSAAPHRRMRISATPKLLGPKPTSTPRAQPSARMPSSAPSPLSNEEHVQIHDSASEAPAPVSIMSNDPSKSGAPRKSTSPTNLPTQSSTTTQSSSPCVPSTSGLRKSPVREKKSVEDSPPSPQPGQVPQQPPQEPEPPESPSSSDLSSVCFKPSQFDKAGSLEMVEKSSDKDRILRALKLKELMKIERRKDIQMGKRRVGHKEYTALDRSKMTMRDLIYYLPNTSPMRSSIAHEENQEETIIPPSPKQQIKTAEGDEEEEQEESENEEMLVPKVRVAEDGSIILDEESLTVRVQRTSNTKALEDSTALFERGSTTTYSSFRTLNYVKSWSVRETDLFFLAISMVGTDFSLIGQLLTHRSRAAIKSKFKKEERLNPWRVDKALRNKRPYDKEFFSYLLEKILAKDKDKRKSVKLILPKTKKPRKSKGKTSNKLCVSDDEGDDDIFHMDDHEDLEDDEDVSVEKENEDVSNVKEADTSVPAKKRRKRTRDVSKDKDKDNSTEEPVKRKRQRKCSKKTTKEVHSKDDTEGEHDINVEGDTINVNKEDELERSTSASKRRRKRSKNDEEKQNGKPVKGTKGKQLKKSRKVVCDHEESVSEHEESSIRDEDGSATKKKRKRAKNSDLDVDEPAKGKKNTKRKKALKSTVEEEGTAEEGEASAALQEAEQLNAPVTAEVADNVPPKATRRNKKPLPNLATTRSKKSNEPEASAEVERESQDENIHESILTAADSPSEDEKLQMQAVVVLEKTPPRQQNVLSPSKVQCKNNELEPSMSSPASPSSSESSSTQQTRMQRAGRAKRDLSTSGKTGRKTGMMDQDQADPESPMVLLEQNQEPEGEEGDNSLNENLINLSCLRDLDSQMFQRRPMMVLSREEVDMILDASDQSADEDPSVSPLDLSLNTELSFPLQCSKLLEDNDEEGEVDCVFEEHEERTNERASCEERNCEELELTESALAQPDIPNLRDSSTSLTPEVCSQPEVGLSKVTTPTEEAEPQVHPMACKDVTTVATVLEGSPPLVVLDNVEPICMKPDAPMTQETITTETTALGTSLVVSDIMDESEKAMLPTLLKESALASSEITAQSKLTPAGSGLGSHRSLQAAPEVKGELQKSLSGPSQTLETLQDSSEIEEGTQESALASSEIKARTQGCAVAPEVKEDSQEEVSVQSRPTRRSRFQKPKPNLSQKSRVLQNQGQDLKTPSTLKPKSSEPTVSTEKLLYSPATDQHGALEDFSKQNLTKEEETSQSNTVDQMESESTKDLSDASTAVPDQENITTVTLSPASADEPQAQPGTSNLRDISTSLTPEVCSQPEVGLSKVTTPTEEAEPQVHPMACKDVTTVATVLEGSPPLVVLDNVEPICMKPDAPMTQETITTETTTLGTSLVVSDIMEESEKAMLPTLLKESALASSEITAQSKLTPAGSGLGSHRSLQAAPEVKGEFQKSLSGPSQTLETLQDSSEIEEGTQESALASSEIKVRTQGCAVAPEVKEDSQEEVSVQSRPTRRSRFQKPKPNLSQKSRVLQNQGQDLKTPSTLKPKSSEPTVSTEKLLYSPATDQHGALEDFSKQNLTKEEETSQSNTVDRMEAESTKDLSDASTAVPDQENITAVTLSPASADEPQVASECSSSRCDVDMVPPCTSLTSQTGEDTGTGQMIVPSEDVCAPAEIVHLTEGGDKEPTFILTLYEIPVTQTYLPSSSNDSVMTSDLPTFETQASLGFSDQAHTLPSTSESSRIDALLMESDLGVVTKDLAENVMEQISAHEISAHETSHEITSPHTKDEDSDASANLEIDIPPRDPHSECKKSSEFAPLDDLAPRTSGYGISKCITALPQDSEDTAQCERVSRMVLADVFVPVSEDTGDDSSKDRTMAVETKEASSVSVTEDLAENVKEQTSSHEHILLDTKDEESDASANLEKGVPHMDHDTECKKGSEFAPLQDLASGTQSTPSGFNISKCIETLPQDSEGTEQCESVSHMVLGDIFVPVSENMGDDSGEDRTMAVESKLQSKEASAVSVTEDLAENVKEQISEHMTSHEPILLDTKDEESDACVNLETGIPYLDPDSECKKGSEISPVEDLASRNQSTPSGFNISKCIETLPQDSEDTEQCESVSHMVLGDIFVPVSEETGDNSSKDTAMAVECKLQSKEASSVGLPERQDTPYEELTKVENSPAVSNPLLCFDSTEESKDTPPLSEEKKAPARRRERQIKTQPKLVKRARAKDVSSKPDQLVKDPSQPTSSHVVLPASHEENLAGMSNTTDEKSLDRMSSRGNQTSVSRGKEVKPKSIAEESPKMSQSDSEPTESKPVSAALHLSKEPKLEEENSENVTGDATIKDDMESSAEDKELSILTSNEGENVRPSCEDMNFSLMKTSGSGSSNVGSEETEAEPQGVSHMVLPDVFVLVSDEIEDALCNDFTVSIESSPQSLSLPKKSGTHIQKELKTEAVSQTLSEESTQNQSPLVDIKTPVRKRGKQEVKRTCTKNDVTGTRLSQPTSPQATTPSSQLTTLPRNENMVLLEEKLQRRHHIMPCTVRLSSLDTVAQSLRIPQLGNRKGNDVMSSPTCHASVTNVSEESSTPSLFEGMKLEDPELEKKSPTRRKGKKNESSPDTKRGHLKPVQTISQTRQLTITDWAKKKSHQTATNQEEEEPEKSSQMQSSLKAKEMHLMVEKTCSKSQHTDSEEPEGSHLVPALEETEDVSSVSKEVNRSSEVAKESNEDPSVSQVKKSPARRRAKLQVKPILSKKACTKSEGNTSTTDQPQPTGFTSPTRQHAQAAREKKESDNITKLPIKEVTSTSSMEANSKSTESSSISSGPQSPISQDTWPRVVLPRVKLWTTEAGVCSASSTPTSSPARVSESVSPPVTPPQLKNSPTQSSSPTASENPDDDPSRVSQFFLCDIFTEVEEAE from the exons ATGATGCGAAGATCAAGAATCAGCGTTAAACCTAACTTCAGGCCTGGAAGTCGGACTGGTACAGAGAGTGAACAGGTCTCTCAGGGGGTGAGTGAAGCAGGTGACACCTTGCCAGCAGTTGAAGTAGAAGTGCCGAGACCAGCACCATCTCACCAGCAAAATGTAGCACTTATAGAGCCTTCTGAGGATGTGGCTATTAAAAACGCTCCTGAAATGCCTTCAAAGATGACCCA AAATGATGGAGCACCCTCTAGTGGAGCTACCTCTTCATCTGCAGCTCCACATAGAAGAATGAGGATCTCAGCTACTCCAAAACTTCTCGGGCCCAAACCTACTTCCACGCCTCGAGCTCAACCGTCTGCCAGGATGCCTAGCTCAGCCCCATCACCTCTTTCCAATGAGGAACATGTCCAGATCCATGATTCAGCTTCTGAAGCTCCGGCTCCTGTCTCAATAATGTCTAATGATCCGTCTAAATCAGGAGCACCTAGAAAGTCCACATCTCCTACAAACCTGCCTACACAATCTTCCACAACGACTCAATCATCATCTCCATGTGTTCCTTCCACTTCTGGTCTTCGAAAGTCTCCAGTCCGTGAGAAAAAGTCAGTGGAGGATTCTccaccatctccacagcccgGTCAAGTTCCTCAGCAACCACCGCAAGAACCGGAACCCCCTGAATCTCCATCTTCATCTGATCTGTCTTCAGTTTGCTTCAAACCTTCCCAATTTGATAAGGCAGGTTCTTTGGAGATGGTTGAAAAATCCTCAGACAAAGACAGAATATTAAGGGCTCTTAAACTGAAGGAACTGATGAAGATTGAACGGAGAAAAGATATTCAG ATGGGGAAGAGAAGAGTTGGTCATAAAGAGTACACAGCCTTGGACCGCAGTAAGATGACCATGAGGGACCTTATCTATTACTTACCCAATACCAGCCCTATGAG GTCTTCCATAGCACACGAGGAGAACCAAGAAGAGACCATTATTCCACCTTCGCCCAA GCAACAAATAAAAACCGCAGAGGGggacgaagaagaagaacaagaggagtctgaaaatgaagaaatgctGGTGCCGAAGGTCAGAGTGGCGGAGGACGGCTCAATCATTCTGGATGAAGAAAG TTTGACAGTGCGAGTACAAAGGACCTCGAACACCAAAGCGTTGGAGGACTCGACCGCCCTGTTTGAACGCGGCTCTACTACAACTTACTCCAGCTTCAGAACACTAAACTATGTGAAGAGCTGGTCAGTCAGAG agaCCGACTTGTTCTTCTTGGCCATTAGCATGGTGGGGACGGATTTCTCTTTGATCGGCCAGCTATTAACCCACCGTAGCCGTGCAGCAATTAAg AGCAAATTTAAGAAGGAGGAGAGACTCAACCCATGGAGAGTAGACAAAGCTTTGA GAAACAAGCGACCCTATGACAAGGAGTTCTTTAGCTATTTGCTGGAGAAGATTTTGGCAAAAgataaagacaaaagaaaatctGTTAAACTGATACTGCCAAAAACCAAGAAACCAAGGAAATCCAAAG gaaaaacatcaaataaattgtgtgttagtgatgatgagggtgatgatgaCATCTTCCACATGGATGATCATGAAGACttggaggatgatgaggatgtcagtgtagaaaaagaaaatgaagatgtGTCTAACGTAAAAGAAGCAGATACCTCCGTCCCTGCAAAAAAGAGGCGCAAACGCACAAGAGATGTCAGCAAGGATAAAGACAAAGACAACTCCACTGAGGAACCAGTCAAAAGAAAAAGGCAAAGAAAATGTagcaagaaaacaacaaaag aGGTACACTCCAAGGATGATACTGAAGGTGAACATGACATCAATGTTGAAGGTGacactataaatgtaaataaggaGGATGAACTCGAAAGAAGTACTTCAGCTTCGAAAAGAAGGCGCAAACGCTCAAAGAACGATGAAGAGAAACAAAATGGAAAGCCAGTTAAAGGAACAAAGGGCAAGCAACTCAAGAAATCACGCAAAG TTGTCTGTGACCATGAAGAGTCTGTTAGTGAACATGAAGAAAGCAGCATTAGGGATGAGGATGGCTCTGCtactaaaaagaaaagaaaacgagCCAAGAACAGTGATTTGGATGTAGATGAACCAGCCAAAGGGAAAAAgaacacaaagagaaaaaaggcaCTGAAAA GTACAGTAGAAGAGGAAGGAACTGCAGAAGAAGGAGAAGCttcagcagctttacaggaGGCTGAACA GTTAAATGCTCCAGTCACAGCTGAAGTAGCAGATAATGTTCCACCAAAAGCTACCAGGCGAAATAAGAAGCCTTTGCCTAACCTGGCTACAACACGAAGCAAGAAAAGCAATGAACCAGAAGCTTCTGCTGAAGTTGAAAGGGAGAGTCAAGATGAGAATATCCATGAATCCATTCTGACG gCAGCAGACAGTCCTTCGGAGGATGAGAAGCTCCAGATGCAAGCAGTGGTTGTGCTGGAAAAGACCCCCCCAAG GCAGCAAAATGTGCTCAGCCCTTCAAAAGTCCAgtgcaaaaataatgaattggAGCCCTCAATGAGCTCTCCTGCTTCTCCATCTAGCAGTGAGAGTTCTTCTACTCAGCAGACAAGAATGCAAAGAGCGGGAAGAGCAAAGCGCGATCTGTCCACTAGTGGGAagacaggaagaaaaacaggaatGATGGATCAGGATCAGGCTGATCCCGAGAGCCCAATGGTTCTGTTAGAGCAGAATCAGGAACCTGAAGGTGAAGAGGGTGACAACTCCTTGAATGAG AACCTGATTAACTTGTCATGCCTACGTGATTTAGATA GTCAGATGTTTCAAAGAAGGCCAATGATGGTGTTATCTCGTGAAGAGGTGGATATGATCCTCGATGCTTCAGACCAAAGTGCTGATGAGGATCCGTCTGTGAGTCCTCTGGATTTATCATTGAACACAGAGCTCTCTTTTCCACTTCAATGCAGCAAGCTCTTGGAGGATAATGATGAAGAAGGTGAGGTTGATTGtgtgtttgaggaacatgaggaAAGAACAAATGAGAGAGCTTCTTGTGAGGAAAGGAACTGTGAAGAACTGGAGCTAACAGAGTCTGCATTG GCACAACCTGATATCCCAAACCTCAGGGATAGTTCTACCTCCTTAACACCAGAGG tgTGCAGTCAACCAGAAGTAGGCCTAAGCAAGGTAACAACCCCAACAGAGGAGGCTGAACCTCAGGTCCACCCAATGGCTTGCAAAG ATGTGACAACAGTAGCAACAGTGCTTGAAGGTTCTCCACCTCTGGTTGTTCTGGATAATGTAGAGCCTATCTGCATGAAACCAGATGCACCCATGACCCAAGAAACAATCACCACTGAAACTACTGCACTTGGCACCTCATTGGTAGTCTCAGATATCATGGATGAATCTGAGAAAGCTATGCTGCCAACTTTACTCAAAGAGTCTGCACTAGCTTCCTCTGAAATCACAGCGCAGTCAAAGCTGACCCCAGCAGGAAGCGGGTTGGGATCACATAGGTCTCTGCAGGCAGCTCCAGAAGTGAAAGGGGAATTGCAAAAGTCTCTGTCAGGACCTTCTCAAACTTTGGAGACATTGCAGGACTCATCAGAAATTGAAGAGGGTACACAGGAATCTGCCTTGGcaagttcagaaataaaagcgAGAACGCAAGGTTGTGCGGTTGCACCAGAGGTCAAGGAAGACTCCCAGGAAGAGGTGTCTGTTCAATCCAG ACCAACAAGGAGGAGCAGATTTCAGAAGCCTAAACCTAACCTGAGTCAGAAATCAAGAGTTCTCCAAAACCAAGGACAAGACCTCAAAACACCCAGTACTCTAAAACCCAAGAGCAGCGAGCCTA CAGTCTCCACTGAGAAGCTACTTTATAGTCCTGCTACTGACCAGCATGGTGCATTAGAAGACTTCAGTAAGCAGAACCTCACCAAAGAAGAGGAGACATCTCAGTCAAATACAGTGGATCAAATGGAATCTGAATCAACAAAAG ATCTCAGTGATGCATCTACAGCAGTACCAGATCAGGAGAACATCACTACAGTAACTCTGAGTCCAGCCAGTGCTGATGAACCTCAG GCACAGCCTGGTACCTCAAACCTCAGGGACATTTCTACCTCCTTAACACCAGAGG tgTGCAGTCAACCAGAAGTAGGCCTAAGCAAGGTAACAACCCCAACAGAGGAGGCTGAACCTCAGGTCCACCCAATGGCTTGCAAAG ATGTGACAACAGTAGCAACAGTGCTTGAAGGTTCTCCACCTCTGGTTGTTCTGGATAATGTAGAGCCTATCTGCATGAAACCAGATGCACCCATGACCCAAGAAACAATCACCACTGAAACTACTACACTTGGCACCTCATTGGTAGTCTCAGATATCATGGAGGAATCTGAGAAAGCTATGCTGCCAACCTTACTCAAAGAGTCTGCACTAGCTTCCTCTGAAATCACAGCGCAGTCAAAGCTGACCCCAGCAGGAAGCGGGTTGGGATCACATAGGTCTCTGCAGGCAGCTCCAGAAGTGAAAGGGGAATTCCAAAAGTCTCTGTCAGGACCTTCTCAAACTTTGGAGACATTGCAGGACTCATCAGAAATTGAAGAGGGTACACAGGAATCTGCCTTGGcaagttcagaaataaaagtgaGAACGCAAGGTTGTGCGGTTGCACCAGAGGTCAAGGAAGACTCCCAGGAAGAGGTGTCTGTTCAATCCAG ACCAACAAGGAGGAGCAGATTTCAGAAGCCTAAACCTAACCTGAGTCAGAAATCAAGAGTTCTCCAAAACCAAGGACAAGACCTCAAAACACCCAGTACTCTAAAACCCAAGAGCAGTGAGCCTA cAGTCTCCACTGAGAAGCTACTTTATAGTCCTGCTACTGACCAGCATGGTGCATTAGAAGACTTCAGTAAGCAGAACCTCACCAAAGAAGAGGAGACATCTCAGTCAAATACAGTGGATCGAATGGAAGCTGAATCAACAAAAG ATCTCAGTGATGCATCTACAGCAGTACCAGATCAGGAGAACATCACTGCAGTAACTCTGAGTCCAGCCAGTGCTGATGAACCTCAGGTGGCTTCAGAATGTAGTAGCAGCAGATGTGATGTTGACAT GGTACCACCTTGTACTTCACTGACTTCACAGACTGGAGAAGATACAGGCACGGGGCAGATGATAGTTCCTTCTGAG GATGTCTGTGCCCCTGCAGAAATTGTCCACTTAACCGAAG GTGGTGACAAGGAACCCACCTTTATCTTGACCCTGTATGAGATTCCTGTCACTCAGACCTACCTGCCTTCATCCAGTAATGACTCTgtgatgacctctgaccttccCACATTTGAAACCCAGGCTTCTCTGGGGTTTTCAGACCAGGCACATACTTTACCATCTACATCAGAGTCATCCAG AATAGATGCTCTGCTCATGGAAAGTGATTTAGGCGTTGTCACTAAGGATTTGGCAGAGAATGTCATGGAGCAAATTTCAGCGCATGAAATTTCAGCGCATGAAACATCTCATGAAATCACTTCACCACACACAAAGGATGAAGACAGTGATGCTTCTGCAAATCTGGAAATAGATATTCCACCACGTGACCCACATTCAGAGTGCAAAAAGAGTTCCGAATTTGCCCCACTTGATGATTTGGCACCCAGGACTTCTGGGTATGGTATCTCAAAATG cattaCAGCATTACCTCAAGACTCAGAGGACACTGCGCAGTGTGAGAGGGTTTCTCGTATGGTGCTGGCTGATGTCTTTGTCCCTGTCTCAGAGGACACGGGAGATGATTCAAGCAAGGACAGGACAATGGCTGTAGAAACCAAGGAAGCCTCTTCAGTTAGTGTCACTGAGGATTTGGCAGAAAATGTCAAGGAACAAACATCATCTCATGAGCACATATTACTAGACACAAAGGATGAGGAGAGTGATGCTTCTGCAAATCTGGAAAAAGGTGTTCCACATATGGACCACGATACAGAGTGTAAAAAGGGTTCAGAATTTGCTCCACTTCAAGATTTGGCATCCGGGACTCAAAGCACACCTTCCGGATTTAACATCTCAAAATG CATTGAAACATTACCTCAAGACTCAGAAGGCACTGagcagtgtgagagtgtttcTCATATGGTGCTGGGTGATATCTTTGTCCCTGTCTCAGAGAACATGGGAGATGATTCAGGCGAAGACAGAACAATGGCTGTAGAAAGCAAGCTTCAAAGCAAGGAAGCCTCTGCAGTTAGTGTCACTGAGGATTTGGCAGAAAATGTCAAGGAGCAAATCTCTGAGCACATGACATCTCATGAACCCATATTACTGGACACAAAAGATGAGGAGAGTGATGCTTGTGTAAATCTGGAAACTGGTATTCCATATTTGGACCCTGATTCAGAGTGCAAAAAAGGTTCAGAAATTTCCCCAGTTGAAGATTTGGCGTCCAGGAATCAGAGCACACCTTCCGGATTTAACATCTCAAAATG CATTGAAACATTACCTCAAGACTCAGAGGACACTGagcagtgtgagagtgtttcGCATATGGTGCTGGGTGATATCTTTGTCCCTGTCTCAGAGGAGACAGGAGACAACTCAAGCAAGGACACAGCAATGGCTGTAGAATGCAAGCTTCAAAGCAAGGAAGCCTCTTCAGTTGGTCTTCCAGAGAGACAAGACACTCCTTATGAAGAGCTAACAAAG GTAGAAAATTCGCCAGCAGTATCCAACCCACTGTTATGTTTTGACTCCACAGAGGAGTCAAAAGACACACCACCTTTGtcagaagagaaaaaagcacCTGctagaaggagagagagacaaa TCAAGACACAACCTAAACTGGTAAAAAGGGCACGTGCTAAAGATGTCTCCTCAAAACCCGATCAGCTTGTAAAGGACCCGAGTCAGCCAACCTCTTCACATGTCGTCTTGCCAGCCTCTCAT GAGGAAAACCTGGCAGGTATGTCAAATACTACTGATGAGAAGTCATTAGACAGAATGTCATCAAGAGGAAACCAAACCTCTGTTAGTAGAG GTAAGGAAGTAAAGCCCAAATCTATTGCAGAGGAATCTCCAAAAATGTCTCAAAGTGACTCGGAGCCCACGGAGTCAAAACCTGTCTCCGCTGCTCTTCACCTGTCCAAAGAACCTAAGCTTGAAgaggaaaacagtgaaaatgtaacAGGAGATGCTACAATTAAAGATGATATGGAGTCATCTGCAGAGGACAAAGAATTGTCAATATTGACATCCAATGAAGGAGAAAATGTGCGGCCAAGCTGTGAGGACATGAATTTTAGTCTGATGAAGACTTCAGG TTCTGGCTCGTCGAATGTGGGCTCTGAGGAAACTGAGGCAGAACCTCAAGGTGTTTCTCACATGGTGTTGCCTGATGTCTTTGTTCTTGTCTCAGATGAGATAGAAGATGCCTTATGCAATGACTTCACAGTATCTATAGAAAGCAGTCCACAAAGTCTCAGTCTTCCAAAGAAGTCTGGCACTCACATTCAAAAG GAATTAAAAACTGAAGCTGTGTCCCAAACATTGAGTGAAGAGTCGACACAGAATCAGTCACCATTAGTGGACATTAAAACACCTGTCAGAAAGAGAG GCAAGCAGGAGGTGAAGAGAACATGTACTAAAAATGACGTGACAGGAACAAGGCTGAGTCAGCCAACATCTCCACAAGCCACAACACCGTCATCACAGCTCACTACCCTACCTCGGAATGAGAACATGGTGCTACTTGAAGAAAAGTTACAGAGAAGGCATCACATCATGCCATGCACTGTTAGACTCTCGAG TCTTGACACTGTAGCCCAGAGTCTCAGGATTCCTCAGCTTGGAAATAGGAAGGGTAACGATGTGATGAGCTCACCAACATGCCATGCAAGTGTAACGAATGTATCAGAGGAGTCAAGCACACCATCACTATTTGAGGGGATGAAATTGGAAGACCCAGAATTAGAAAAGAAATCCCCTACAAGAAGGAAAG GCAAGAAAAATGAGTCCTCACCAGATACAAAACGTGGTCATTTAAAACCAGTTCAAACCATTTCACAAACTCGACAGCTAACCATAACAGATTGGGCAAAGAAAAAGTCGCATCAGACTGCAACAAAccaggaagaagaagaacctGAGAAGTCTTCCCAAATGCAGTCAAGCTTAAAAGCCAAAGAAATGCACCTCATGGTTGAGAAGACATG TTCAAAATCGCAACATACAGATTCAGAGGAACCTGAGGGTTCTCACTTAGTGCCTGCCTTGGAGGAGACTGAAGACGTGAGCAGCGTCTCTAAAGAG GTGAACAGATCATCAGAAGTAGCCAAGGAATCAAATGAAGACCCATCTGTATCACAGGTGAAGAAATCACCTGCTAGACGGAGAG CCAAACTACAGGTGAAACCTATACTGTCAAAAAAGGCATGTACCAAAAGTGAAGGTAATACTTCAACAACCGATCAGCCACAGCCAACAGGGTTCACCTCACCAACACGGCAGCATGCCCAAGCAgccagagagaagaaagagtcCGACAACATAACTAAGCTACCCATAAAAGAGGTTACCAGTACATCCAGCATGGAAGCAAACTCAAAGAGCACAGAAAGCTCTTCGATATCAAGTGGTCCCCAGTCTCCCATATCCCAAGACACTTGGCCGAGGGTTGTTCTGCCACGTGTAAAGTTATGGACTACTGAAGCAGGTGTATGCTCAGCCTCATCCACGCCTACATCCTCTCCAGCCAGGGTTTCAGAAAGTGTATCTCCACCAGTGACTCCTCCACAG CTGAAGAATTCCCCTACACAAAGCAGCTCTCCCACAGCCAGTGAGAATCCTGATGACGACCCATCCAGAGTATCCCAGTTCTTCCTCTGTGATATCTTCACTGAAGTAGAGGAGGCAGAATGA